The Myxococcales bacterium genome window below encodes:
- a CDS encoding FadR family transcriptional regulator: MPRARPPARPVLPSRPARDAQPEDLGALGGLVPIARSSVVDAVAEQLQAEILAGRLAAGARLPSERELALALGVNRLTLRAALARLEALGLVTTRHGAGTLVTSWRERAGLDTLPSLIGSLSPGDPQWRKLVKDVLEVRRVLAAEAVALAAVRYTEGDLAELRRIRDDQTTRLHDALSYARGDMAFQRVLVRAAGNVGFELVLNSFARFPDEHPELVAKLYDRRHEAVDLYDAMLALLTTRDPELARTSVRSALEAMDAAWLDRHAPETPAKASKGRKKP, from the coding sequence ATGCCGCGAGCCCGTCCTCCCGCCCGCCCCGTCTTGCCCTCTCGCCCCGCGCGCGACGCCCAGCCCGAAGACCTCGGCGCCCTCGGCGGGCTCGTCCCGATCGCGCGCTCCAGCGTCGTCGACGCCGTCGCCGAGCAGCTCCAGGCGGAGATCCTCGCCGGCCGGCTGGCCGCGGGCGCTCGCCTGCCGTCGGAGCGCGAGCTCGCCCTCGCGCTCGGCGTGAACCGCCTCACCTTGCGCGCGGCGCTGGCCCGGCTCGAGGCGCTCGGCCTCGTGACGACCCGGCATGGCGCTGGCACCTTGGTCACGTCCTGGCGCGAGCGCGCGGGCCTCGACACCCTGCCAAGCCTCATAGGCTCCCTTTCCCCGGGGGATCCCCAGTGGCGCAAGCTCGTGAAGGACGTCCTCGAGGTGCGTCGGGTCCTCGCGGCCGAGGCGGTCGCGCTGGCGGCCGTGCGGTACACCGAGGGCGACCTCGCCGAGCTCCGCCGCATCCGCGACGACCAGACCACGCGCCTCCACGACGCATTGTCCTACGCGCGCGGCGACATGGCGTTCCAGCGCGTGCTGGTGCGCGCCGCCGGGAACGTGGGCTTCGAGCTCGTGCTCAACTCGTTCGCCCGGTTCCCGGACGAGCACCCGGAGCTCGTCGCGAAGCTCTACGACCGCCGCCACGAGGCCGTCGACCTTTACGATGCGATGCTCGCGCTCCTCACCACGCGCGACCCCGAGCTGGCGCGAACGTCAGTACGCAGCGCCCTCGAGGCGATGGACGCCGCTTGGTTGGATCGCCACGCCCCCGAGACCCCTGCCAAGGCCTCGAAAGGAAGGAAGAAGCCATGA